In a single window of the Acipenser ruthenus chromosome 8, fAciRut3.2 maternal haplotype, whole genome shotgun sequence genome:
- the LOC117407296 gene encoding gamma-aminobutyric acid receptor subunit alpha-5-like isoform X2, producing the protein MAAGTLKEDPNDNITLFTRILDGLLDGYDNRLRPGLGERITEVKTNIYVTSFGPVSDTEMEYTIDVFFRQSWKDERLKFKGPMQRLPLNNLLASKIWTPDTFFLNGKKSIAHNMTTPNKLLRLEDDGTLLYTMRLTISAECPMQLEDFPMDAHACPLKFGSYAYPDSEVVYIWTSGAARSVVVAEDGSRLNQYHLIGQTVGREVIRTSTGQYTVMTAHFYLKRKIGYFVIQTYLPCIMTVILSQVSFWLNRESVPARTVFGVTTVLTMTTLSISARNSLPKVAYATAMDWFIAVCYAFVFSALIEFATVNYFTKRSWAWDGKKALEDHQPKKKPPMALTKKANNACMAVGVNNTANIMKESVLSTISNSTSVQMKPAEAKPPEAEKSYNSISRIDNMSRIVFPVLFGTFNLVYWATYLNREPVIKEDLTPK; encoded by the exons ATGGCAGCAGGAACACTGAAGGAAGACCCCAATGACAATATTACCTTATTCACAAGGATTTTAGATGGCTTGCTGGATGGGTATGATAACAGGCTCCGTCCTGGACTGGGAG AAAGAATAACAGAGGTCAAAACAAATATCTACGTCACAAGCTTTGGCCCAGTCTCAGACACTGAAATG GAATATACGATTGATGTGTTTTTCCGCCAAAGCTGGAAGGACGAACGACTTAAGTTTAAAGGACCGATGCAACGACTTCCCTTGAATAACCTTCTAGCCAGCAAAATCTGGACACCAGACACCTTCTTTCTCAATGGCAAGAAATCCATTGCTCACAACATGACCACTCCCAACAAACTGCTGCGCTTGGAGGATGATGGGACTCTGCTCTACACGATGAG GTTAACCATTTCTGCCGAATGTCCTATGCAACTGGAAGACTTTCCCATGGATGCTCATGCATGCCCTCTTAAATTTGGAAGCT ATGCCTATCCGGACTCTGAAGTTGTTTATATCTGGACCTCTGGCGCCGCCCGTTCTGTTGTTGTGGCTGAAGACGGTTCGAGGTTGAACCAGTATCATCTAATAGGACAGACAGTGGGGAGGGAGGTCATCAGAACAAGCACAG GTCAATATACTGTAATGACGGCACATTTCTATCTGAAGAGAAAAATCGGGTACTTTGTAATCCAGACCTACCTCCCGTGCATTATGACGGTTATCCTATCTCAGGTGTCGTTCTGGTTAAACAGAGAGTCAGTGCCTGCAAGGACTGTGTTTG GTGTGACCACAGTGCTGACTATGACAACGTTAAGCATCAGTGCTCGCAACTCTTTGCCTAAAGTGGCTTATGCGACAGCAATGGACTGGTTTATAGCAGTGTGCTATGCATTTGTCTTCTCCGCGTTAATAGAATTTGCCACTGTAAATTATTTCACCAAAAGAAGCTGGGCATGGGATGGGAAGAAAGCGCTCGAAGACCATCAACCCAAG AAAAAGCCTCCCATGGCACTAACAAAGAAAGCGAACAACGCCTGCATGGCTGTGGGAGTGAACAACACAGCGAACATCATGAAGGAATCGGTCCTTTCTACCATTTCCAACAGCACCTCAGTGCAGATGAAACCCGCAGAAGCAAAGCCTCCGGAGGCTGAAAAGAGTTACAACAGCATCAGCAGGATCGACAACATGTCGAGGATCGTGTTCCCGGTGCTGTTTGGGACTTTCAACCTAGTCTACTGGGCCACGTATCTAAACAGAGAGCCAGTAATAAAGGAAGACTTAACCCCCAAATGA
- the LOC117407296 gene encoding gamma-aminobutyric acid receptor subunit alpha-5-like isoform X1, with protein MDNGILYFVTMKTSLAFLVLTSITCCLSLSQMAAGTLKEDPNDNITLFTRILDGLLDGYDNRLRPGLGERITEVKTNIYVTSFGPVSDTEMEYTIDVFFRQSWKDERLKFKGPMQRLPLNNLLASKIWTPDTFFLNGKKSIAHNMTTPNKLLRLEDDGTLLYTMRLTISAECPMQLEDFPMDAHACPLKFGSYAYPDSEVVYIWTSGAARSVVVAEDGSRLNQYHLIGQTVGREVIRTSTGQYTVMTAHFYLKRKIGYFVIQTYLPCIMTVILSQVSFWLNRESVPARTVFGVTTVLTMTTLSISARNSLPKVAYATAMDWFIAVCYAFVFSALIEFATVNYFTKRSWAWDGKKALEDHQPKKKPPMALTKKANNACMAVGVNNTANIMKESVLSTISNSTSVQMKPAEAKPPEAEKSYNSISRIDNMSRIVFPVLFGTFNLVYWATYLNREPVIKEDLTPK; from the exons ATGGACAATGGAATACTCTACTTTGTTACAATGAAAACCTCCTTGGCCTTCTTAGTTCTCACCAGCATAACCTGCTGCCTTAG TTTATCACAGATGGCAGCAGGAACACTGAAGGAAGACCCCAATGACAATATTACCTTATTCACAAGGATTTTAGATGGCTTGCTGGATGGGTATGATAACAGGCTCCGTCCTGGACTGGGAG AAAGAATAACAGAGGTCAAAACAAATATCTACGTCACAAGCTTTGGCCCAGTCTCAGACACTGAAATG GAATATACGATTGATGTGTTTTTCCGCCAAAGCTGGAAGGACGAACGACTTAAGTTTAAAGGACCGATGCAACGACTTCCCTTGAATAACCTTCTAGCCAGCAAAATCTGGACACCAGACACCTTCTTTCTCAATGGCAAGAAATCCATTGCTCACAACATGACCACTCCCAACAAACTGCTGCGCTTGGAGGATGATGGGACTCTGCTCTACACGATGAG GTTAACCATTTCTGCCGAATGTCCTATGCAACTGGAAGACTTTCCCATGGATGCTCATGCATGCCCTCTTAAATTTGGAAGCT ATGCCTATCCGGACTCTGAAGTTGTTTATATCTGGACCTCTGGCGCCGCCCGTTCTGTTGTTGTGGCTGAAGACGGTTCGAGGTTGAACCAGTATCATCTAATAGGACAGACAGTGGGGAGGGAGGTCATCAGAACAAGCACAG GTCAATATACTGTAATGACGGCACATTTCTATCTGAAGAGAAAAATCGGGTACTTTGTAATCCAGACCTACCTCCCGTGCATTATGACGGTTATCCTATCTCAGGTGTCGTTCTGGTTAAACAGAGAGTCAGTGCCTGCAAGGACTGTGTTTG GTGTGACCACAGTGCTGACTATGACAACGTTAAGCATCAGTGCTCGCAACTCTTTGCCTAAAGTGGCTTATGCGACAGCAATGGACTGGTTTATAGCAGTGTGCTATGCATTTGTCTTCTCCGCGTTAATAGAATTTGCCACTGTAAATTATTTCACCAAAAGAAGCTGGGCATGGGATGGGAAGAAAGCGCTCGAAGACCATCAACCCAAG AAAAAGCCTCCCATGGCACTAACAAAGAAAGCGAACAACGCCTGCATGGCTGTGGGAGTGAACAACACAGCGAACATCATGAAGGAATCGGTCCTTTCTACCATTTCCAACAGCACCTCAGTGCAGATGAAACCCGCAGAAGCAAAGCCTCCGGAGGCTGAAAAGAGTTACAACAGCATCAGCAGGATCGACAACATGTCGAGGATCGTGTTCCCGGTGCTGTTTGGGACTTTCAACCTAGTCTACTGGGCCACGTATCTAAACAGAGAGCCAGTAATAAAGGAAGACTTAACCCCCAAATGA